GCAGCGAGCCGGCGGGCGGGGATCGAGGGGAGAGGGCGAGCGTCAGCGAGCCGGCGGGCGGGGATCGAGGGGAGAGGGCGAGCGGCAGCGAGCCGGCGGGCGGGGATCGAGGGGAGAGGGCGAGCGCCAGCGAGCCGGCGGGCGGGGACCGGGCAGACACATGGATGGCGGCGTGCCTGCTGCACGAGACGGCGTACCCGCGTGAGGAGGCGCACGCATGACCGCAACCGCCGACGCCGCGCCGCGCAGCGCCGGCGACCGCGACGTCGTACTCGATGTCGAGCACCTCTGCACGTACTTCGACATCGGCGGTGGGGTGCTGGCGTCGGGTGAGCGGGCCCAGGTGCGGGCCGTCGACGATGTGTCCTTCAACATCCGCAGCGGCGAGATCTTCGGGCTGGTCGGCGAGTCCGGGTCGGGCAAGACCACGCTGGGCCGGACGATCCTGGGGCTGGTCAAGGCCACGTCCGGCCACATCCGGTGGAAGGACCGCGACCTGGCGCAGCTGTCCGAGCGGGAGTTCCGGCCGTTGCGACGCCACCTCGGCATGATCTTTCAGGATCCGGCGTCCGCCTTGAACCCTGCGATGACGATCGTGCAGGGCGTCGGACACCCGCTACGCATCCACGGGCTGACGTCGAACCGGCGGGACACACGTGTGCGGGTCACCGAGATGCTGGAGCGCTGCGGGCTCGCACCGGCCGAGCACTACCTCGACGTCTACCCCGACGACCTGTCGGGCGGACAGAAGCAACGGTGCGTCATCGCCCGCGCGTTGATCACCGAGCCCGAGCTGGTCGTCGCCGACGAGCCGGTCGCGTCGCTCGACATGAGCGTGCGCGCGAAGGTGCTCGAGCTGATGTTCGACCTCAAGGAGCAGCTGGGGCTCACGTATCTGTACATCACCCACGACCTGGCGAGCGGCCGCTTCCTGTGCGACCGCATTGGCATCCTCTACCTGGGTCAGCTGGTGGAGTGGGGCGCCAGCGAGCAGGTCTACGACAGTCCACAGCACCCGTACACGCGATCACTGCTCAACGCCGTCCCGTTGCCCGACCCGTCCCGCCGGGGCCGCGACAAGCGCCTGCCCCGCGGTGAGATTCCCGACGCGCTGGCGCCACCGGCGGGCTGCCGGTTCCACCCGCGCTGCCCCGAGGCATTCGAGGCGTGCGGCTGGGAGGGCCGCGACCTCGTCGATGCGCTCGAGGACCGCTGGACACGGGTCGACGAGGCCACGTTCGAGCAGGAACTCGCCATGGTCGGCGGCGACCTCGACAAGGTCGAGATCGACCGCGAGCTGGCCCGCTTCCCCGACGCGGACGCGACGGCGCTGCCCGCCTGGCTCGACGAGCACCTCATGAACCTGCCGACCGCGGTCGGTTCTGCGATCACCGACGTCACGACCGACGGTGGCGGCGTGACGGTCGCGTTCGGCCCGGGACCGGAACCGGCCATCCAGATCGTCGAGGGCCGTCAGGTCGCGTGCCACCTGCACGGGGTGACCGTCCGCGACGGCGGGACACATGTGGGCGACGTCGGGGACGTCTGACCCGCCCCGCCGGCATCAGCCGCCACACACGCCCCACCGCGCACCCGACCCCGCCCCACCGGCACCAGCCGCCACCCCACTCTCACCAGCCGCCACCCACACGGCTGCGACGCTCAGGACTCGGCGACGGCGGTGGCGACCGCGACCGAACGGGTCAGCGACAGTGACACGTGGACGCGTGCGATCCCCAGTCGGTCGACCACGCGCTGCGCCGCGACGCCCAGCACGACGGTCGGGGCGCCGTCGGCGCCGTTGACGATCTCGACGTCGCGGAACGTGAACCCGGCGACGCCGGTCCCCAACGCCTTGGCGACGGCTTCCTTGGCGGCGAACCGGCCCGCGTAGCTGGCCGCGCGCCGGCGACCGGTGCGGGTCCCGCAGTACGCCTGCTCGGCGGGCGTGAACACCCGGTCGACCAAGGTCGGCGTCCGCTCCAACGCGGCAGCGACGCGCTCGATCTCGATCGCATCCACCCCGACGCCGACGACCGCCATCGCGTGACCTGTGCGCTCGGGCTCGACTACTCGACCGTCACCGTCTTCGCCAGGTTGCGCGGCTGGTCGACGTCGCGGCCGAGCTCGACGGCGATGAAGTACGACAGCAGCTGCAGCGGCACGACGGTCAGCATCGGGTACAGCAGCTCGTGGACCTCGGGCACGTAGACGACGTGGTCGGCGTGCTCCTTGATCTCGGTGTCGCCCTCGGTCGCGACGGCGATCACCAGCGCGCCGCGCGCCTTGACCTCCTGCATGTTCGACAGGACCTTGCCGCGCACGTGACCGGACGTGGCGAGCGCGACGACCGGGCCGCCCTGCTCGATCAGCGCGATGGGACCGTGCTTCATCTCGCCGGCCGGGAAGCCCTCGGCGTGCAGGTAGCTGATCTCCTTGAGCTTCAACGCGCCTTCGAGCGCGATCGGCAGTCCGACCTGGCGGCCGATGAACATGACGTAGCTGGCGTGCGCGACCGCGGCCGCGAGCTCCTTGAGCGCGTTCTCCTGCTGGAACACCTGCTCCATCAGCTGCGGCAGCGACTCCATGCGGCGCAGCTGATCGCGCCACTCGTCAGGGAACATGGCCCGGCGCAGTTGCGCCAGGAAGAGCGCGAGCAGCTCGAGCGCCAGGATCTGCGTGGTGAACGCCTTGGTCGAGGCCACTGCGATCTCGGGCCCGGCCCGCGTGTAGAGCACGGCGTCGGCCTCGCGCGCCAACGAGCTGCCGACGACGTTGCTGATCGCCACGACCTTGGCACGTTGCACGCGGGCGTGGGCTGCGGCGGCCAGCGTGTCGGCCGTCTCGCCGGACTGGCTGATCGCGACGACCACGGTGTGGGGCGTCAGGATCGGGTCGCGGTAGCGGAACTCGCTGGCGATCTCCACCTCGACCGGCACCCGGGCCCAGTGCTCCAGCGCGTACTTGGCGACCATGCCTGCGTGGTAGCTCGTGCCGCAGGCGACCACGTACATCTTGTCGAGGTGGCGGAAGTCGTCGTCGTCGAGGCGCTGCTCGTCCAGCACGATCGCCCCGTCGCGCGTGCGACCCAGCAGCGTCTCCCGCAGAGCGCCTGGCTGCTCGTGGATCTCCTTGAGCATGAAGTGGGGGTAGCCCTGCTTCTCGGCGATGTCGACGTCCCAGTCAACGGTGTAGCGGTGTCCTTCGCTGGGCGCGCCGTCGAGGTCCGTCACCGAGATGCCGCCTGGCGTAAGCGTCGCCACCTGATCGTCGAGCAACGCCTCGACGTCACGGGTGTGGGCGATCAGGCCGGCGACATCGGAGGACAGCAGGCTCGCCCCGTCGAGGTGGCCGAGTACCAGCGGCGCCTCGCGACGCGACGTCACGATCGCGTCAGGCGACCGACGGTCGACGACGGCGATCGCGAAGGCACCGTCGACGCGTCGCAGCGCCGCGCGGACCGCGTCGGCCAGCGCCGTCGGGCCGTCCGGACCGTCGTAGCTCGCGCCGATCAGGTGCGCGATCACCTCGGTGTCGGTGTCGGACATGAACTCGTGGCCCCTGTCGGCCAGCTCGGCCCGCAGCTCGGCGAAGTTCTCGAAGATGCCGTTGTGGATGATCGCCAGGTCACCCGAGTGGTCCTGATGCGGGTGGGCGTTGCGGTCGTTGGGCTCACCGTGCGTGGCCCAGCGGGTGTGACCGATGCCGGTCGTGCCTTCGATCCAGGTCCCCTCCAGGACCTCACGCAGGTTCGCCAGCTTTCCGGCACGCTTGACCACCCGCACCCGCGGGTCGCCGTTGCCGGTCACGACCGCGATGCCGGACGAGTCGTACCCGCGGTACTCGAGCGTCTCCAGCCCGTTCACCAGGATGTCGACCACCGGCGAGGTGCCGGTGTATCCAATGATTCCGCACATGTCGCTTCCTCGGTGCAGACGTCGATGTCTGGCTGTCAGGCCCCGGCACCTGCACGTCCCGCCCGGATCGTCAGTGCGATCGAGGCCTCGACCAGAACAGCACCATAGCCTAGGTCGACGAGCAGGGCGATTGTCACACCGGCCGCGACGCCCGCCAACGACGGCGTGTCGGCGTCGATCGCCAGCTCGGTGCCGGGTTCCCGGTCTTCCCGGCGCCGGGCCCGGATGCGGATGCCGCCGCCGCAGATCGCCTCGACCGCCGCCTGCACCGTCCACAGGTCACGGTGGTCGACCGGGCCCGTGAACCGCGCCGGTTCGGAGACCAACGCCGCCGTCAGGCCGCCCCGGCCACGGCGGAACAGATCCGTCTCCGCCGGTCGCAGCAGATCGCGACCGCTGGCGTCGTCGTCGGGCGCGTACGCCAGGCCGCGGACGACCACGACAGGCACGCCCGCGCCCTTGTCGCGGACGAGGTCGGCGGCACCCGCGAGTTCGTCGGCGATGGCCGACTCGGTGACCCGCAGCATCCCGCCGTGTCGGTCACGTGCGCCGATCTCCGACCGCAGCGCGGGCACGCCGGCGACGCCGAGCGCGACGTCGGTCTGGCCCATCCGCCATGGTCGGCCGAAGGTGTCGGAGATGATGACCCCCACGTCGACACCCATGACGTCGCGCAGGCCCGCGCGCAGCGCGGCCGCACTGGCGTCCGGGTCGGGCGGCAGCACCGCGACCGCGTCACCGGACACGTTGGACGCGTCGACGCCGGCGTTGGCGCACACGAACCCGTGCCGGGTCTCGACGACCGTCACCCACGGCGCGTCGGCCACGACGCGGACCGCCTGGTCCGCCACGGCCCGGGCAAGGACCCGGGCCAGCGTCTCGCCCTCGCGCGGCTGCACCACGGCGCCCTCGGCCTTGCTGACGATCTTGGAC
This genomic interval from Euzebyales bacterium contains the following:
- a CDS encoding ABC transporter ATP-binding protein, which produces MTATADAAPRSAGDRDVVLDVEHLCTYFDIGGGVLASGERAQVRAVDDVSFNIRSGEIFGLVGESGSGKTTLGRTILGLVKATSGHIRWKDRDLAQLSEREFRPLRRHLGMIFQDPASALNPAMTIVQGVGHPLRIHGLTSNRRDTRVRVTEMLERCGLAPAEHYLDVYPDDLSGGQKQRCVIARALITEPELVVADEPVASLDMSVRAKVLELMFDLKEQLGLTYLYITHDLASGRFLCDRIGILYLGQLVEWGASEQVYDSPQHPYTRSLLNAVPLPDPSRRGRDKRLPRGEIPDALAPPAGCRFHPRCPEAFEACGWEGRDLVDALEDRWTRVDEATFEQELAMVGGDLDKVEIDRELARFPDADATALPAWLDEHLMNLPTAVGSAITDVTTDGGGVTVAFGPGPEPAIQIVEGRQVACHLHGVTVRDGGTHVGDVGDV
- a CDS encoding holo-ACP synthase; translation: MAVVGVGVDAIEIERVAAALERTPTLVDRVFTPAEQAYCGTRTGRRRAASYAGRFAAKEAVAKALGTGVAGFTFRDVEIVNGADGAPTVVLGVAAQRVVDRLGIARVHVSLSLTRSVAVATAVAES
- the glmS gene encoding glutamine--fructose-6-phosphate transaminase (isomerizing) translates to MCGIIGYTGTSPVVDILVNGLETLEYRGYDSSGIAVVTGNGDPRVRVVKRAGKLANLREVLEGTWIEGTTGIGHTRWATHGEPNDRNAHPHQDHSGDLAIIHNGIFENFAELRAELADRGHEFMSDTDTEVIAHLIGASYDGPDGPTALADAVRAALRRVDGAFAIAVVDRRSPDAIVTSRREAPLVLGHLDGASLLSSDVAGLIAHTRDVEALLDDQVATLTPGGISVTDLDGAPSEGHRYTVDWDVDIAEKQGYPHFMLKEIHEQPGALRETLLGRTRDGAIVLDEQRLDDDDFRHLDKMYVVACGTSYHAGMVAKYALEHWARVPVEVEIASEFRYRDPILTPHTVVVAISQSGETADTLAAAAHARVQRAKVVAISNVVGSSLAREADAVLYTRAGPEIAVASTKAFTTQILALELLALFLAQLRRAMFPDEWRDQLRRMESLPQLMEQVFQQENALKELAAAVAHASYVMFIGRQVGLPIALEGALKLKEISYLHAEGFPAGEMKHGPIALIEQGGPVVALATSGHVRGKVLSNMQEVKARGALVIAVATEGDTEIKEHADHVVYVPEVHELLYPMLTVVPLQLLSYFIAVELGRDVDQPRNLAKTVTVE
- the cofE gene encoding coenzyme F420-0:L-glutamate ligase, encoding MSAGSLTVLPVDGMPEVVEGDDLAALIAARIHLEDHDVVLVASKIVSKAEGAVVQPREGETLARVLARAVADQAVRVVADAPWVTVVETRHGFVCANAGVDASNVSGDAVAVLPPDPDASAAALRAGLRDVMGVDVGVIISDTFGRPWRMGQTDVALGVAGVPALRSEIGARDRHGGMLRVTESAIADELAGAADLVRDKGAGVPVVVVRGLAYAPDDDASGRDLLRPAETDLFRRGRGGLTAALVSEPARFTGPVDHRDLWTVQAAVEAICGGGIRIRARRREDREPGTELAIDADTPSLAGVAAGVTIALLVDLGYGAVLVEASIALTIRAGRAGAGA